From the genome of Gemmatimonadales bacterium:
CCACGCCGAGTCGCACGTCCCAGCTGCGCATCCCCAGCCAGCTCTGGAGGCCGGCGCGCACCAGCTCAAGCACCAGCAGCCCTGCCATGGCGACCGCGAACGCGTGGGCACCGCCCGCGGTGCCGAGCTGGTCGAACAGGTATTTCATGAGGAGCGGGTCGATGGCGCTCAGGGTGGCGAGCACGAGCGCGAGGACAATGACGGTGACTAAAGGCCGGCGGTACGGCCGGACGAACTGCAGGGATCGAACAGCGAGCCGGATGCCCGAGGAAGCCATATCGTCCGTGTGGGAGAAGCCGTGCGGTGGGACCGCGGCCAATAACCGGCTCGGGACGGGGCAAGTTCAATGCCGGTACGCGGATGGCTCAAAACCTCCGGCTATTCCGTGGGGATTGCCTCAAGCGGCAAGATCGACTGCAAGATGCACGACGTTGCACCAGGGGTGAGCCGGTGCTCATCCGGTGGTTACCAAATACCCTCATGCCAGAACTTCACTTGCTTGAAGATCACTCGCTGACTCGGGCGAGTGCCGGGGCGAATCAGTATGTAAATGAGGGAGTGTGACCAGCGAGCTGCTTACCTGTCCGTGCCTGGCTTCCGTGCAGAACGACTTTCGCCCGTAGTTTGAACTGCCTATCGCGGGAAACTGAGGTGCAGCAGAGGAGTGGCGGTGCGAAAGTAGTGCGGTTCAGCCGCGGAGCAGAGCGCCCGCCGCGGCTCGCGAGTGGACGCCAAGCTTGACCAGCACCCGCTGGGTGTGGTGTCGTGCGGTGTGGGGGCTGATCCGCAACGCCGCCGCGATCGCAACGTTGGAGCGGCCGCTGGCGAGCAGCATGGCCACCTGGAGTTCCCGGGGAGTGAAGCCGTAGGTGGACTGGAGGGAGGCGCCGCGCGGCGGTCCCTTGAGCCCGCGCGAGTTCGCCGTGGCCGTGCGCTGCTCCAAGAGTCGCGCCCGCAGGTGTCGCATCTGGTCCAGCGAATCGCGGATCTGTCCGATGATCTGCCGTCCGTCGCGCCGTAACGACTTGAAGGTGGCGCGCAGGGCCGCGAGTTGCTCTGCAGAGACGGTGCGCTGACCATCCTGCGGCTGGTACACCGACTCGAGGCGGTTGGCGGTCACGTTGACCTCACAGCAGCGGCGATGCTTCGGTTACGTAGCGGTGGGCCCGGTGTATAGTCAATCTAGTCTATATGCCGGCGAGCGCAGGCGGCAAGATGCCGAGCGCCGGTGGCTGGGCTAGCTTTGCCCATACATGGACCCTGTCAATCTGACCAATCTGCGCCGGGTTCTGGCCCTGCGAGGCCTCACACCGGCTTCCGCGGTGCCGGACGCGAGCGGCGGGCGGACCGAGGACGCCTGCATTCGGCAGGCACGGCTGCTGGAGGGCGCCCCGCTCCAGTGGATTCCGGTAGATGCGGCGGAGCCCTGGCCCGACCCGCTCGCCTTCCTCGACGGGGTGCAGCGCTCCGAGCTGCTCGCCTACGCCGGCGCGTCGGTCATCGTGGTTGGCGAGATCGCGGCCGCGGTCCGCGAGCGGCGCGATGCCCGGCTCACCACGGTGGTGGAGGATCGGCGCTTGCTGGCCATCGGGCGGCCCGCCGCGCTGGAGGCCGCCGGCGACGCCCTCTCCCGCTTCCAATTATTGGCGCTACCCGAGGACGAGCCGCCGCACCCCATCCGGGATCAGGCGAACGCGGCCCGCGCGCTCGACCGGGCCCGGGGCGCACTGGAGCTGTCGATCGGCGACCGCTACCGTGCCCGCTCCGATGGATGGCTGATCGTGGATGGCTCGCTGACCGAGAGCCCCGTCTGGTCGGCCGACCCCCGCATGGTGGGTGTCGCGAAGAGCCACGCCACGCTGCCGTTCGACGGAGCCGACCTGGATCGTTACCTCCGGCTGCCCCAGGGCCATCGCTCCTCGCTCTATGTTCCGCAGACCCGGAGTCTCACGCCGGTGCACGCCTGGGCACTCCGACTCTGGCCTTGGGAGGGGAAGGACCTGTTTCACGGGCTGGTACGCATCGAAGTTGCTCCGGTCAACGGCACACCGGCGATGGCCGGCCTTCTATCCCGGTGGCTCCTGGCGGAGCGGGCGCCGCTCAGTGCGCCGGACGCGCGCTGGGATCGTCTGCTCTACGGCATCCACTCGGTCGAGAGCTACCTTCGCGCGCAGGTTCGCGCCCTCGGCTGACGCTCGGTAGCCCCTACAGGTTTCCCGCCCGGCGAGACACATTTCCTCCCATGCCCCATCCCGCCCCACCCATCGGCCGTGTCGTCGCCACCGAGCTCAAGCCTTCCACGCCGCACCAGTTCCACTTCTGGACCGCGCGGGAGTCGCCCATCGGGATCGGCGCCATCGTCCGAGTCGAGGAAGCGGAGCGCATCGTCTACGGAGTCGTGACCGACGGCTTCGCCTACTCCGATCTCGCCACGCCGCTGCACGCGGTCATCGGAAGCGATGGAGATCCGGTGGCCGCCGGCATCGAGCCGAGCCGGCGCGCGGAAATCCGGCTCTTCACGGCGGCCGTGCTCCGGCAGATTCCGGAGGAGCCGCTGCAGCCGGTGCCGCTCGGCTCGGTCTGGCTCGCCTCCGACGCAGACGTGCTGCTGGCCCTCCGGATGGACAGCTACACCACCGGCGCGCGCCCGACGGGCATCCCCGTGGGATTGTATGCTGCCGGCGGGCACGAGTCGCCGGTGTACCTCGACTGCGATTTCCTCCTCGGCCCCGAGGCGGCCCACCTCAACATCACCGGGGTCTCCGGGCTGGCCACCAAGACCAGCGCGGTGGAGTTCCTCCTCGCGAGCATCTTTCAGACCTTCCCACCGCATAAGGGGTCGGTTGCCGCGCTCTGCTTCAACGTGAAGGGCCCCGACCTCTGCTTCCTCGATCAGCCCGCGACCCTTGCCGAGGAGGATTGCCGGCTCTACGCCAAGCTCGGTCTCCGCCCGGAGCCCTTCGGCGACGTGCATTACTACGCGCCCTTCAAGGCCGACGGCGTGAACCTGAATACGCTACGCACCAACGACGCGCTGTCGGCCAACACGGAGCCGCTGGTGTGGGGCCTGCGAGAGGTGCTGGACTACGCCGAGGTGGTCCTCAATCGCGACGACGTAGACGCCAAGGCAGACGCTTTCATCGACTTTCTGGCGGAACGGGTGGTGGGACGGGAGTACCAGGACGACATGTTGCGAGGCAAGCCTTTTCGGGTGCAGAGCTTTGCCGACCTGGAGGAGTTCTTCCGCGCCATCTTCGACTTCATGGAGGTCCTGGGGAAAGGCGCCGAGGTCTGGAAGACCCATCATCTCGCTACCATCCGCAAGGTCCGCAACCGGCTCACCAACATTTCGACGCGCTCCAAGGGACTGGTGACCGACGACGGGGACGCGCACGATCTGCCCTGGGGCGCCTTCCGGGACCGCGGCGTTCATGTGGTGGACGTCGCCGGACTCGACCCGCTGGCCCAGGATCTGGTGTTCGCCCGGATCGTCTCCAAGCTGCGGGAGCACCTCGAGCGCCGCGATCTGGGCGTCGATCACGTGGTGGTCTTCGTCGACGAGCTCAACAAGTACGCCCCGGCCGATGGCGCCGACACCTACGTGCGGAAGATGCTGCTCGATCTCTCCGAGCGGGGCCGCTATCTCGGGCTGGTGCTCTTCTCCGCCCAGCAGTTCCGCTCTCAAGTGCAGCGGCGGGTGGTGGGCAACGCGGGCACCGCCGTGTACGGCCGGATGGACATGGACGAGCTCACCACGCCGGGGTACGCGGCGGTCTCACCGGCCACCAAGATCAAGCTCGCCACCCTGCCCAAGGGCGAGCTGATGCTGCGCCATCCCCACTTTACCCAGCCGATCTTCGTCAAGTTCCCCCGGCCGGCCGTGCTGAGCAGCCGGGAAGGGATCGAGCGGTTCCCCCCGGCCACCGAGCTCGCCTTTGCCGATGCGGTCGCGCGCCAGCTCCGCGGCATGGACCGCGGGGTCTCGGCCGACGCGGTGCGCGCTCTGGTGGATGGCCGGCGGGAGGACGAGGTGCGCCGCGCCCTCGCGGCCACCCGGCGGGAACGTGCGGCGGAGCCGCTCGCCTTCTTCATCGCCTGTCTCGGCCGCCGGGTCAACGGCGAGGTGGTGCAGGGCCGCCGGGGTATCCCCGCGGTCAAACGGGCCGACGACGGGTACGGTTTCTAGATCGCCCCCGGTTGACCGTGGGGACGTGGGTCACAGCGCGGTCTCGACTTCCTCTCGACCTTCCCCAACCAGCCCCGGTGTGCCGCGGTTCCTCCGTCGCGAGTCTCTGATGTCCGGACCCACTCCAGACTTCCCATCCATGGCGCCACAGGCGTCGGCCCGCGTGGACCCGTGGCGGGCATGGGTCGAGCAGGTCAAGGACTATGCGATTTTCATGATCGACCCGCGTGGCTATACCGTGACCTGGAATCAGGGGGTCGAGCGGGTGCTCGGCTACTCGGAACGGGAGTTCATCGGTCTACCGGCGTGGCGGCTTTTCCCCGTCCGGGATCGCGCGGCGATGGTGCCGGAGAGTGAGCTGGAGACCGCGGCGCGTGACGGCCAGGCGAGCGATGATCGATGGATGCTGCGCAAGGATGGCACGGAGTTCTGGGCCTCGGGCATCACGAGCGCGCTCCGTGACGCCTCGGGAGGGTTGGAGGGATTCGCCAAGGTGATGCGCGACAGCACCGCCGAGCGGCGCTCGACGGAGCTCCTCCGGGCCAGTGAGGAACGGCTGCGGGAGACCGAGCATCGGCTCATGACCGCCTTGGACGCGGCCGGCATGGGGACGTGGCGGTGGAACCTCCTCACCAACGAGGAGGATCTCGACAAAGGCTTGAGCCGGATGCTCGGGCTGGAGGCCGGCGAGTCGGTTCAAACGATGCAGGATGTTCTCGACCGGGTCCATCCGGAGGACTACGAGGCGGTCCGGGCCGCCTTCAGTCAATCGGCGCAGAGTGGCGCCGACCTGGACATCGAATTCCGGGTGATGCGGTCCGACGGCGGGCTGCGCTGGATCCGGGCGCACGGCCAGGTATTCTACGACGCCGAGGGAGATCCCGTCACCATGACCGGCGCCTGTGTGGACGTCACCCGCCGCCGGGAGGTCGAAGAGCAGCTTCGCCAGGCGCACCGTATGGACGCGGTGGGGCGATTGGCCGGCGGGGTCGCACACGAAGTCAACAACATGATGACCGTGATCCTCGGTTTCTCCGACATCATTCTGCCCACCTTGGACCAGGGAGACGACCGGTACGCCGACCTGCTGCAGGTTCGGAAGGCCGCGGCACGTGCCGCGATGGTCACCGGACAGTTGCTCGCCTTCAGCCGCCGGCAGATGCTCCAACCCCAGGCCCTCGGGCTCAACGGCGTACTGGAACAGCTCCGGCCGATCCTCCTGCGGCTGTTGGGAGCCGACAAACGGCTGGACCTGACGCTCGCTCCCGATCTGTGGCGGGTCTATGCCGATCGGGGACAGATCGAGCAGGTGCTGATCAATCTTACGATCAATGCGCGGGACGCGATGACATCCGGTGGCTGGCTGGCCATTCAGACGGCGAACGTGCGTCTCGACGATGCCTATGCCGGTCGTCATGCCGGTGTCCGGGTGCCGCCGGGCCGCTATGTACAGATGGCCGTGACCGACACGGGCAGCGGGATTCCGCACGATGTCCAGACTCGGATCTTCGAACCGTTCTTCACCACGAAGCCGGTGGGGCAGGGCACCGGCCTCGGCCTTTCCATGGTCTATGGGCTGGTCAAACAGAGCAACGGCTTCATCTGGGTGTACAGCGAGCCGGCGCACGGCACAACCTTCAAGCTCTACTTCCCTGCCACCGATTCCGATGCCCCGGCCGATCACCAACCCGGTGCCCTTCAGGGGGCGGGCGGAGCAGAGACCGTCCTGGTGGTCGAGGACGACGACTTGGTCCGGCCGCTCACCGTCCGCCTGCTCGAGGTTCAAGGCTACTCGGTGGTGGAGGCGCGGCACGGAGGCGAAGCGCTGGAGATCCTCGCGAGACCGGATCAGCCGATCGACGTCGTGCTGGCAGACGTGGTGATGCCGGAGATGGGCGGGTCCGAGCTCGCCAGTCGCATCGCCGCTTCCGGTGTCGACCTCCCGGTGGTGCTCATGTCCGGTTTTACCGATGACGAGATTGCTCGCCGCGGGCTGCTGGCGCCGGGTGTGCCCTACCTGCAAAAACCGTTTGATGCCAGCCAACTGGGCCAGCGCCTTCGGGAGGCACTCGCCGCCCGCCGCTCCGGCGGCCAGGCCTGACGCTCTAACTCGTTGCCCGAGCGCCCGTTTCACCGACTCGTGAGACCTTGATAAATCCCCCGGTCACGAGACATTACGTGGGTGAAACTGGCTCATCTCGCCGATCCCCATCTCGGCATACGGCAGTACCATCGGCAGACCCCTGCCGGCATCAACCAGCGCGAAGCCGACATCGCGAAGGCCTTTCGGGCTGCCATCGATGACGTGATCGCCGCCCGGCCCGACGCGGTCGTGGTGGCAGGTGATCTCTTCCACTCCGTCCGGCCCACCAACTCGGCGATCGTCTTCGCCTTCCGCCAGTTTCAGCGGCTGCGTGAGGCGATCCCCGACGCGCCGGTCGTGTTGATCGCCGGAAACCACGATACCCCACGCTCGGCGGAGACCGGGTCGATTCTTCGACTCTTCGAGGAGCTCGGTGTGGACGTGGCAGTCGACCAGCCCCGCCGGCTCGTCTATCCGGCGCTGGACCTCTCGATCCTCGCGGTGCCGCACCAGGCGCTCACCGCGGCGGACCGCCCATCGCTCACCCCCGAGGGCCCGGAGCGGAACCGCGTGCTGCTGCTCCATGGCGAGGTGGCGGGCGTCTTTCCCTTTGACCGGAGCGCGGCGGAATACGGCGGAGCGCTCATCGACCTGCGGGAGCTGGGCGGTCGGGGGGAGTGGAGCTATGTCGCACTGGGGCACTACCACGTGCAGCACGAGGTGGCTCCCCGGGTCTGGTATGCCGGATCGCTCGATTACGTGAGCCCCAACCTCTGGGGCGAGCTGGCCGACGAGCGGGAGCGCGGATCTTCCGGAAAGGGCTGGCTGCTGGCCGATCTCGAGCGCGGCAAGGTCGAGCGCCGGCCGGTGGCCCCTGCCCGGGCGATCCTGGACCTGGCACCGCTGGATGGGGAAGGACTCTCCGCGGCCGCGATCGATGTCCAGATCGCCGAGCGGCTGCACGCCATCTCCGGTGGACTCGCCGACAAGATCGTCCGCCTGGTCGTGTACAACGTGCCGCGTCACGTCGGACGGGAGCTGAATCATTCCATGATTCGCGGATTCAAGTCCACGGCGCTGCACCTGCACCTGGACGTTCGTCGTCCCGAGGTCAACCGCAGCGTTGGCGTGGGCGCGCCGGGGCGGCGGCAGACCCTTCCCGAGCTGGTGCGATCCTATCTGAGCGGCCGTCCCCTTCCAGCGGAGCTCGACCGCGAGGCGTTCGTGCACCTGGGCGAGGAGTTGATCGACGCGGTCGAGCGGGACCTGGCAGGGTCCTGATGCAGATCAACCGGATCCGCCTCTGCAACTTCCGCCAGCATGAGCACACCGACCTGGAGCTCGGCGCGGGGCTCACTGGCATCATCGGGCCCAACGGCGCCGGGAAGACCACCATTCTCGAGGCTATCGCCTGGGCGATGTACGGCATGCCGGCGGCTCGCGGCAGCCGGGAGACCATCCGCCGCCGGGGCGCGCCGCCCCGCGCCAAGGTCGAGGTGGAGATGGAGTTCAGCCTCGGTCCTCACCAGTATCGCGTGGTCCGGTCGCTCAACGGCGCCGAGCTCTACCAGGACGGCGATCCCGCGCCCATCGCCAATTCGCTCGGTGCCGTCACCGAGCGGGTGACCCGGCTCCTCGGCATGACCCGCGAGGAGTTCTTCAACACCTATTTCACCGGCCAGAAGGAGCTCGCCGTGATGGCGGCGATGAGCGCGCCGGAGCGCGCCCAGTTCCTCTCCCGCGTGCTGGGATACGAGCGCCTCCGCGCGGCGCAGGAGCGGCTGAAGGAGCGCCGGGCATCGCTGCGCGCCCGGCTCGAGGCGCTCCGCGCCGGCCTGGTCGATCCCAGCGAGCTCGATACTGCTGAGCAGCGCGCCCGGCAGCGGATCGCGGCCGCCGCGACCGCCGAAACTGCGACCGCCGATACGTTGGCCGGGGCCGAGCGCCTGCTGCTCGAGGTACGCCCCCGGTGGGAGCGTGTCCAGGTCTTGCGGGAGAGCGCGCTCGCCCTGGACGCCGAACTCACGGTAGCCCGGCATCAGGTGGGTGCCGCCTCCGACCGGGTCGGGCGCCTGGAGCGGCAGATGGAGGAAGCCGCGCTCGCGGCCCACAACCTGGAAGAGCTCACCGGCCGGCTCGCCCCGCTGCCGGACCTTCGGAACGAGGCGGCGACGCTCGGTCGCCAGGCCGAAGCGTGGGCGGCCCGCAAGGGGTTGCTGGCCCAGCTCTCCGAGGTGCGTACCCATCTCGCCTCGGTGGAAGAGCGGATGGATCGGATCCCCACCCGCGCGGCCGTGGAGAGCTCTCGCGAGCGGGTCAACGATCTCCGTGCCTCACTCACCGGGCTCGCCCTCGACGCCGAGGCCGCCCGGACCGCCTGGGTGCAGGACGCACAGGATGCCCGGACCAAGCGGCAAGGACTCCTCGATCAATACCAGGAGCTCAAGGACCAGCGCCAGCGAATCGTGAAGGCCGGCCCGGAAGGCGACTGCCCCACCTGCACCCGGCCCTTGGGCAAGGAGTACGGCACCGTGCTCCAGTTGCTCGACCGGCAGATCGAGGAGGTCGTCTCCAACGGCAATTTCTACAAGCAGCGCATCGAGCAGCTGCAGGCCGAGCCGCGCGAGCTGGAGGAGGTCGAGCACCGCCGCATCGAAGTGGAGCGGGAGCTCTCCAACGCCATCGCGGAGCTGGGCCGGCTCGACGCACAGACCCAGGAAGCGGGACACCTCCACGAGGAGCACGAGCGCCTGGTGCTCCGCACCCATGAGCTGGAGGCGTCGCTCGGTCTGCTGCTGGGGTCCTACGACCAGGGCCGCCACGAGGCCGTCATCGGGCAGATCCGCGAGCTGGAGCCGCTCGCGCTGCAGGCCGAGCGCCTGCGTGGCCTGGTCGACCGCGGCAGCGTGGTCACCGCCGAGCTGGAAACCGCCCATGGCGAGCGCGACGCCGCAGCCGCGCGGCAGGCCCTGCTGGAGGGGCGGTTGGCGGAGCTGGGGTACAATGAGCCCATGTATCGCGCGGCCCGGGAGGCGGAGCTCACCGCCGAGCACGGCCGGCGGGAGGCGGAGCTCGCGCTGGTGCGGGCTCGCGGCGAGAGCGCGGCGGCCGCGGAATTGATCGCCGAGATCGCTCGCCGCAGGGCTGAGCGGGTGGAGCGGGAACGCGAGGCGGCCGCCACCGCGGCGGAGCTGGCGCTGCACCAGGAGCTCGACCGCGCGCTCACCGATCTGCGGACCGACCTGAACGCCGCCCTCCGCCCCGACCTGTCCGAGCTCGCTTCCGGCTTCCTGCGCGACTTGACCAATGGTCGCTACACCGACCTGGAGCTGGACGAAGACTATGTCGCGACCCTGCTGGACGATGGTGAGGCCAAGGCGGTCATCTCGGGCGGCGAGGAGGACGTGGCCAATCTGGCGCTGCGGCTCGCGATCAGTCAGATGATCGCGGAGCGGGCGGGTCAGCCGCTATCGCTGCTGGTGTTGGACGAGATCTTCGGCTCGCTCGACGAGGAGCGCCGCGCCTCGGTGGTGGATCTGCTGCGCAGCCTGGCCGACCGTTTCCCCCAGGTCATCCTGATCACCCACATCGACTCCGTGCGGGAGGGTTTCGACCGGGTGGTGCGGGTGGGCTTCGATCTGGCGAGCGGCGTCGCGACGGTGCGGGAGGATCCGCTGGGAGGACATGATGTGGCGGCCTGACCGGAGCCTTCGCGGGCCGGACCGGCCCGGGCTGCGCGATATCGAGCCGCTCAATCGGGTCTTTGCCGACGCGTTCACCGACCGCTACAGCCGGGACGGGCTGGTCGGCGTCCGGGTGCCGCACCTGAACAAGCTGGTCTGGCGCTACGCCATCGAGGATGCCGGCAACGGCGCCATGATCTGGCGGG
Proteins encoded in this window:
- a CDS encoding helix-turn-helix transcriptional regulator — protein: MTANRLESVYQPQDGQRTVSAEQLAALRATFKSLRRDGRQIIGQIRDSLDQMRHLRARLLEQRTATANSRGLKGPPRGASLQSTYGFTPRELQVAMLLASGRSNVAIAAALRISPHTARHHTQRVLVKLGVHSRAAAGALLRG
- a CDS encoding PAS domain-containing protein, which translates into the protein MSGPTPDFPSMAPQASARVDPWRAWVEQVKDYAIFMIDPRGYTVTWNQGVERVLGYSEREFIGLPAWRLFPVRDRAAMVPESELETAARDGQASDDRWMLRKDGTEFWASGITSALRDASGGLEGFAKVMRDSTAERRSTELLRASEERLRETEHRLMTALDAAGMGTWRWNLLTNEEDLDKGLSRMLGLEAGESVQTMQDVLDRVHPEDYEAVRAAFSQSAQSGADLDIEFRVMRSDGGLRWIRAHGQVFYDAEGDPVTMTGACVDVTRRREVEEQLRQAHRMDAVGRLAGGVAHEVNNMMTVILGFSDIILPTLDQGDDRYADLLQVRKAAARAAMVTGQLLAFSRRQMLQPQALGLNGVLEQLRPILLRLLGADKRLDLTLAPDLWRVYADRGQIEQVLINLTINARDAMTSGGWLAIQTANVRLDDAYAGRHAGVRVPPGRYVQMAVTDTGSGIPHDVQTRIFEPFFTTKPVGQGTGLGLSMVYGLVKQSNGFIWVYSEPAHGTTFKLYFPATDSDAPADHQPGALQGAGGAETVLVVEDDDLVRPLTVRLLEVQGYSVVEARHGGEALEILARPDQPIDVVLADVVMPEMGGSELASRIAASGVDLPVVLMSGFTDDEIARRGLLAPGVPYLQKPFDASQLGQRLREALAARRSGGQA
- a CDS encoding exonuclease SbcCD subunit D, which gives rise to MKLAHLADPHLGIRQYHRQTPAGINQREADIAKAFRAAIDDVIAARPDAVVVAGDLFHSVRPTNSAIVFAFRQFQRLREAIPDAPVVLIAGNHDTPRSAETGSILRLFEELGVDVAVDQPRRLVYPALDLSILAVPHQALTAADRPSLTPEGPERNRVLLLHGEVAGVFPFDRSAAEYGGALIDLRELGGRGEWSYVALGHYHVQHEVAPRVWYAGSLDYVSPNLWGELADERERGSSGKGWLLADLERGKVERRPVAPARAILDLAPLDGEGLSAAAIDVQIAERLHAISGGLADKIVRLVVYNVPRHVGRELNHSMIRGFKSTALHLHLDVRRPEVNRSVGVGAPGRRQTLPELVRSYLSGRPLPAELDREAFVHLGEELIDAVERDLAGS
- a CDS encoding SMC family ATPase; the protein is MQINRIRLCNFRQHEHTDLELGAGLTGIIGPNGAGKTTILEAIAWAMYGMPAARGSRETIRRRGAPPRAKVEVEMEFSLGPHQYRVVRSLNGAELYQDGDPAPIANSLGAVTERVTRLLGMTREEFFNTYFTGQKELAVMAAMSAPERAQFLSRVLGYERLRAAQERLKERRASLRARLEALRAGLVDPSELDTAEQRARQRIAAAATAETATADTLAGAERLLLEVRPRWERVQVLRESALALDAELTVARHQVGAASDRVGRLERQMEEAALAAHNLEELTGRLAPLPDLRNEAATLGRQAEAWAARKGLLAQLSEVRTHLASVEERMDRIPTRAAVESSRERVNDLRASLTGLALDAEAARTAWVQDAQDARTKRQGLLDQYQELKDQRQRIVKAGPEGDCPTCTRPLGKEYGTVLQLLDRQIEEVVSNGNFYKQRIEQLQAEPRELEEVEHRRIEVERELSNAIAELGRLDAQTQEAGHLHEEHERLVLRTHELEASLGLLLGSYDQGRHEAVIGQIRELEPLALQAERLRGLVDRGSVVTAELETAHGERDAAAARQALLEGRLAELGYNEPMYRAAREAELTAEHGRREAELALVRARGESAAAAELIAEIARRRAERVEREREAAATAAELALHQELDRALTDLRTDLNAALRPDLSELASGFLRDLTNGRYTDLELDEDYVATLLDDGEAKAVISGGEEDVANLALRLAISQMIAERAGQPLSLLVLDEIFGSLDEERRASVVDLLRSLADRFPQVILITHIDSVREGFDRVVRVGFDLASGVATVREDPLGGHDVAA